The following proteins are encoded in a genomic region of Enterocloster clostridioformis:
- a CDS encoding DUF4422 domain-containing protein, with the protein MYERIKIIVCAHKKCNMPKDPMYLPLHVGAAGKKNKDGSPLDFGYVRDDIGDNISDRNCNFGTQTGLYWAWKNLDADYKG; encoded by the coding sequence ATGTATGAGAGAATAAAAATTATTGTTTGTGCCCATAAGAAATGTAATATGCCGAAAGATCCAATGTATCTACCGCTCCATGTAGGTGCTGCTGGAAAGAAGAATAAGGATGGGAGTCCATTAGATTTTGGTTATGTAAGAGACGATATAGGAGATAATATTTCTGATCGGAATTGTAACTTTGGGACACAGACCGGATTATATTGGGCATGGAAAAACCTTGATGCTGATTACAAGGGATGA